The Betta splendens chromosome 4, fBetSpl5.4, whole genome shotgun sequence genome contains a region encoding:
- the hook1 gene encoding protein Hook homolog 1 isoform X1: MEDNKTALVDSLIIWLQTFNTPAPCRTVEDLTTGAAISQALHQIDPAWFNDGWLSRIKSDVEDNWRLKMNNLKKIVQMMVDYYNEVLAQEISDFVLPDLPKVAEHSDPVEMGRLLQLVLGCAVRCERKQEYIQIIMTLEESVQHVVMTAIQELMRKEAVSPLSGDLEQQLKKALEDLTELVAVKEALAQRCEELDIQVTALQEERNSLLAENDVLTDRANQLDTFDDPSTPSGRKHSQLQQQLENLQEEIFRLEAAKDDYRIHCEELEKQLIEVQHRNDELTSLAEESRALKDELDVLRNCSDRVVILEASVETYKRKLESLGDLKRQMKLLEENNMTYMQNTVSLEEELRKANAARTQLETYKRQVQELHRKLSEETRRADNLAFEMKKLEEKHDTVIKEKERIIIERDSLKEINEELRCTQAQQHQLSQAGVLSSGSPSHDNLAAELIPIEYREKFIRLQHENKMLRVQQEEYERDKIAALQAQLGEAHKKQSELDTENRLNRERVSELQQQVEDLQKALQSQAAKPDDSNLKRKLDAHMVQLNEAQDEIMKKKELLEGLQTDNKAQNNSLKVEELMAALKKKDDDMRAMEERYKMYLEKARNVIRALDPKLNPATAEIQALKSQVADRDKQICSLERQCEQARLREYEEKLIVTAWYNKSVNFQKLAMESRLTGLTGRTSSVLPQGQSFLSQQRQVSNAPRRAFSISSPSTTSK, from the exons ATGGAGGATAACAAAACGGCGCTGGTCGACAGCCTAATAATATGG CTGCAGACCTTTAACACCCCCGCACCCTGCAGAACGGTGGAGGACCTGACCACCGGAGCAGCAATATCCCAGGCGCTGCATCAGat agacccAGCGTGGTTCAATGATGGTTGGCTCAGTCGTATCAAATCGGATGTTGAGGACAATTGGAGACTAAAG atGAACAACCTGAAGAAAATCGTTCAGATGATGGTTGACTATTATAATGAG GTCTTAGCCCAGGAGATCTCAGACTTCGTCTTGCCAGATCTCCCCAAggtggcagagcattcagatcCTGTGGAGATGGGGCGGCTGCTCCAGCTCGTGCTGGGCTGTGCTGTCAGGTGTGAGCGTAAACAAG AATACATTCAGATCATCATGACCTTGGAGGAGTCAGTGCAGCATGTTGTCATGACAGCAATCCAGGAG ctcatGCGTAAAGAAGCTGTGTCCCCGCTGTCAGGGGACTTGGAGCAGCAG CTAAAAAAAGCCCTGGAAGACCTCACTGAACTTGTGGCTGTGAAGGAAGCACTAGCTCAACGCTGCGAAGAGCTAGACATACAG GTGACGGCGCTTCAAGAGGAACGCAACAGCTTGCTAGCTGAGAACGATGTCCTAACTGACCGGGCCAACCAGCTCGACACATTCGACGACCCCAGCACACCCTCAGGAAGAAAACACAGccagttacagcagcagctggagaacctgCAGGAGGAAATCTTCAG GCTGGAGGCAGCTAAAGATGACTACCGCATCCActgtgaggagctggagaagcagctgatcGAGGTTCAGCACCGCAATGATGAGCTCACCAGCCTGGCAGAAGAATCTCGAGCTCTTAAAGATGAACTGGATGTCCTCAG GAACTGCTCAGATCGGGTGGTGATACTGGAGGCCTCGGTGGAAACGTACAAGCGTAAGCTGGAGAGTCTGGGCGACTTGAAGAGGCAGATgaagctgttggaggagaaCAACATGACATACATGCAAAACACTGTCAgcttggaggaggagctgcgcaAAGCTAATGCTGCCCGCACACAGCTTGAGACGTACAAGAGACAG GTCCAGGAGCTGCATAGAAAGCTGTCAGAGGAGACGAGGCGTGCAGACAACCTGGCCTTTGAGATGAAGAAGTTGGAGGAGAAGCACGACACTGTGAtaaaggagaaggag AGGATCATCATTGAGAGAGACTCTCTGAAGGAGATCAATGAGGAGCTACGATGCACTCAGGCTCAGCAGCACCAACTCTCCCAAGCAG GAGTGCTTTCTTCTGGGAGCCCCAGCCACGACAACCTAGCAGCTGAATTAATACCCATCGAGTACAG AGAAAAGTTCATCAGGCTGCAGCATGAGAACAAGATGCTGAGGGTGCAGCAGGAGGAATATGAAAGAGACAAAATCGCTGCTCTGCAGGCTCAGCTTGGGGAGGCACATAAGAAACAAAGCGAACTGGACACTGAGAACAG ATTGAATCGAGAGCGGGTCAGCGAGCTGCAACAGCAGGTTGAGGATCTCCAGAAGGCTCTGCAGAGCCAGGCAGCCAAACCTGATGAT TCAAACCTCAAGCGGAAACTTGATGCACATAT GGTTCAACTGAATGAGGCTCAGGATGAAATCATGAAGAAGAAAGAGCTGCTGGAAGGCCTTCAGACTGACAACAAAGCGCAGAACAACT CCttgaaggtggaggagctcaTGGCCGCTCTGAAGAAAAAAGATGACGACATGAGGGCCATGGAAGAGAGGTACAAAATGTACCTGGAGAAAGCTCGCAAT GTGATCCGAGCGCTGGACCCTAAGTTGAATCCAGCTACTGCTGAAATCCAGGCTCTGAAGAGCCAGGTGGCAGACAGGGACAAGCAGATTTGCAGCCTGGAA CGTCAGTGTGAGCAGGCCAGACTGAGAGAGTATGAGGAGAAGCTGATCGTCACCGCATGGTATAACAAG AGCGTGAACTTTCAGAAGCTGGCCATGGAATCGCGCCTCACTGGCCTCACTGGCCGCACCTCCTCCGTGCTGCCCCAGGGTCAGTCCTTCTTATCCCAGCAGCGCCAGGTCTCCAACGCCCCGCGCCGCGCATTTTCCATCAGCTCGCCTTCCACTACCTCCAAATAG
- the hook1 gene encoding protein Hook homolog 1 isoform X2 yields the protein MNNLKKIVQMMVDYYNEVLAQEISDFVLPDLPKVAEHSDPVEMGRLLQLVLGCAVRCERKQEYIQIIMTLEESVQHVVMTAIQELMRKEAVSPLSGDLEQQLKKALEDLTELVAVKEALAQRCEELDIQVTALQEERNSLLAENDVLTDRANQLDTFDDPSTPSGRKHSQLQQQLENLQEEIFRLEAAKDDYRIHCEELEKQLIEVQHRNDELTSLAEESRALKDELDVLRNCSDRVVILEASVETYKRKLESLGDLKRQMKLLEENNMTYMQNTVSLEEELRKANAARTQLETYKRQVQELHRKLSEETRRADNLAFEMKKLEEKHDTVIKEKERIIIERDSLKEINEELRCTQAQQHQLSQAGVLSSGSPSHDNLAAELIPIEYREKFIRLQHENKMLRVQQEEYERDKIAALQAQLGEAHKKQSELDTENRLNRERVSELQQQVEDLQKALQSQAAKPDDSNLKRKLDAHMVQLNEAQDEIMKKKELLEGLQTDNKAQNNSLKVEELMAALKKKDDDMRAMEERYKMYLEKARNVIRALDPKLNPATAEIQALKSQVADRDKQICSLERQCEQARLREYEEKLIVTAWYNKSVNFQKLAMESRLTGLTGRTSSVLPQGQSFLSQQRQVSNAPRRAFSISSPSTTSK from the exons atGAACAACCTGAAGAAAATCGTTCAGATGATGGTTGACTATTATAATGAG GTCTTAGCCCAGGAGATCTCAGACTTCGTCTTGCCAGATCTCCCCAAggtggcagagcattcagatcCTGTGGAGATGGGGCGGCTGCTCCAGCTCGTGCTGGGCTGTGCTGTCAGGTGTGAGCGTAAACAAG AATACATTCAGATCATCATGACCTTGGAGGAGTCAGTGCAGCATGTTGTCATGACAGCAATCCAGGAG ctcatGCGTAAAGAAGCTGTGTCCCCGCTGTCAGGGGACTTGGAGCAGCAG CTAAAAAAAGCCCTGGAAGACCTCACTGAACTTGTGGCTGTGAAGGAAGCACTAGCTCAACGCTGCGAAGAGCTAGACATACAG GTGACGGCGCTTCAAGAGGAACGCAACAGCTTGCTAGCTGAGAACGATGTCCTAACTGACCGGGCCAACCAGCTCGACACATTCGACGACCCCAGCACACCCTCAGGAAGAAAACACAGccagttacagcagcagctggagaacctgCAGGAGGAAATCTTCAG GCTGGAGGCAGCTAAAGATGACTACCGCATCCActgtgaggagctggagaagcagctgatcGAGGTTCAGCACCGCAATGATGAGCTCACCAGCCTGGCAGAAGAATCTCGAGCTCTTAAAGATGAACTGGATGTCCTCAG GAACTGCTCAGATCGGGTGGTGATACTGGAGGCCTCGGTGGAAACGTACAAGCGTAAGCTGGAGAGTCTGGGCGACTTGAAGAGGCAGATgaagctgttggaggagaaCAACATGACATACATGCAAAACACTGTCAgcttggaggaggagctgcgcaAAGCTAATGCTGCCCGCACACAGCTTGAGACGTACAAGAGACAG GTCCAGGAGCTGCATAGAAAGCTGTCAGAGGAGACGAGGCGTGCAGACAACCTGGCCTTTGAGATGAAGAAGTTGGAGGAGAAGCACGACACTGTGAtaaaggagaaggag AGGATCATCATTGAGAGAGACTCTCTGAAGGAGATCAATGAGGAGCTACGATGCACTCAGGCTCAGCAGCACCAACTCTCCCAAGCAG GAGTGCTTTCTTCTGGGAGCCCCAGCCACGACAACCTAGCAGCTGAATTAATACCCATCGAGTACAG AGAAAAGTTCATCAGGCTGCAGCATGAGAACAAGATGCTGAGGGTGCAGCAGGAGGAATATGAAAGAGACAAAATCGCTGCTCTGCAGGCTCAGCTTGGGGAGGCACATAAGAAACAAAGCGAACTGGACACTGAGAACAG ATTGAATCGAGAGCGGGTCAGCGAGCTGCAACAGCAGGTTGAGGATCTCCAGAAGGCTCTGCAGAGCCAGGCAGCCAAACCTGATGAT TCAAACCTCAAGCGGAAACTTGATGCACATAT GGTTCAACTGAATGAGGCTCAGGATGAAATCATGAAGAAGAAAGAGCTGCTGGAAGGCCTTCAGACTGACAACAAAGCGCAGAACAACT CCttgaaggtggaggagctcaTGGCCGCTCTGAAGAAAAAAGATGACGACATGAGGGCCATGGAAGAGAGGTACAAAATGTACCTGGAGAAAGCTCGCAAT GTGATCCGAGCGCTGGACCCTAAGTTGAATCCAGCTACTGCTGAAATCCAGGCTCTGAAGAGCCAGGTGGCAGACAGGGACAAGCAGATTTGCAGCCTGGAA CGTCAGTGTGAGCAGGCCAGACTGAGAGAGTATGAGGAGAAGCTGATCGTCACCGCATGGTATAACAAG AGCGTGAACTTTCAGAAGCTGGCCATGGAATCGCGCCTCACTGGCCTCACTGGCCGCACCTCCTCCGTGCTGCCCCAGGGTCAGTCCTTCTTATCCCAGCAGCGCCAGGTCTCCAACGCCCCGCGCCGCGCATTTTCCATCAGCTCGCCTTCCACTACCTCCAAATAG
- the LOC114853562 gene encoding cytochrome P450 2J6-like isoform X1, whose product MLLLWVTMWLWDWFLWMDVSRMLLYAFVMTVLLVYFLVKKDPPNFPPGPPALPFLGNVFNIEHKQPHIYLTKLAGVYGNVFCIRLGRHKTVFVSGWGMVKEALVTQADNFADRPYSPMVDRIYSGNSAGLFFSNGKVWRRQRRFAMATLRTFGLAKSSTEQSICEESRHLQEAMEKETEPFDPVPLLNNAVANIICQIVFGRRFDYGDQRFQSMLRNLSQMAYLEGSIWALLFDSFPALMKHLPGPHNDIFSSSRSLEASIRAEIERHKLDLDPSDPRDYIDSFLIESQRNRNSELGFDEDNLALCCVDLFLAGSETTSKTLQWGLIYLINNPHVQVKVQAEIDRVIGQNRRPNMADRPNLPYTDAVIHEVQRMGNIVPLNGFRMATRDTTLGGFFIPKGTSVMPNLTSVLFDPTEWETPDTFNPGHFLDAEGRFVRREAFLPFSAGKRACLGEGLARMELFLFFVGLFQRFCFSTVDGVELRTEGIIGATRTPFPFHIYAKAR is encoded by the exons ATGCTTCTGCTCTGGGTCACAATGTGGCTCTGGGACTGGTTTCTTTGGATGGATGTCAGCAGAATGCTGCTCTATGCTTTTGTTATGACTGTTCTTTTAGTTTATTTCCTGGTTAAAAAGGATCCACCGAACTTTCCTCCTGGACCACCAGCCTTGCCTTTTCTAGGAAACGTCTTCAACATTGAACATAAACAGCCTCACATTTATCTAACCAAG CTCGCTGGTGTCTATGGGAATGTGTTCTGCATTCGTCTGGGAAGACACAAGACGGTGTTTGTGTCCGGCTGGGGGATGGTGAAGGAGGCTCTGGTCACGCAGGCCGACAACTTTGCGGACCGGCCTTACAGCCCGATGGTGGACAGGATCTATTCAGGGAACTCAG CCGGTCTGTTCTTCAGTAATGGGAAGGTGTGGAGGAGACAGCGACGCTTCGCCATGGCAACGCTGCGCACCTTCGGCCTGGCAAAGAGCTCCACGGAGCAGAGCATCTGTGAAGAGAGCCGCCACCTGCAGGAGGCCATGGAGAAAGAGACAG AACCGTTCGACCCGGTGCCGCTGCTCAACAACGCCGTGGCCAACATCATCTGCCAGATCGTGTTTGGGAGACGCTTTGACTACGGAGACCAGAGGTTCCAGAGTATGCTGAGGAACCTGAGCCAGATGGCTTATCTGGAAGGCTCCATATGGGCTTTG CTGTTTGATTCGTTCCCTGCTCTCATGAAACACCTGCCAGGGCCTCACAATGAcatcttcagcagctccaggtctcTGGAGGCGTCGATCAGGGCAGAGATAGAGAGACACAAATTAGACTTGGACCCCAGTGACCCACGAGATTACATCGACAGCTTCCTGATAGAAAGCCAG CGCAACAGAAACAGTGAGCTGGGCTTTGATGAAGACAACCTGGCTCTGTGTTGTGTGGACCTGTTCCTGGCTGGGAGTGAAACCACGTCTAAAACCCTGCAGTGGGGCCTCATCTACCTCATCAACAACCCTCATGTACAAG TGAAAGTCCAGGCAGAGATCGACAGAGTGATTGGACAGAACCGTCGGCCCAACATGGCTGACAGACCCAACCTGCCCTACACTGACGCCGTCATCCATGAGGTCCAGAGGATGGGAAACATCGTTCCTCTGAATGGATTCAGGATGGCCACCAGAGACACCACGCTGGGCGGGTTCTTCATTCCCAAG GGAACGTCTGTGATGCCCAACCTGACCTCGGTGCTGTTTGACCCGACTGAATGGGAGACTCCAGACACCTTCAACCCCGGACACTTCCTGGATGCTGAGGGCAGGTTTGTGAGGAGAGAAGCATTTCTGCCTTTCTCTGCAG GGAAGCGTGCGTGTCTGGGAGAGGGCCTGGCCAGAATGgagctctttttgttttttgtgggtTTGTTCCAGAGGTTCTGTTTTTCCACGGTGGACGGAGTGGAGCTGAGAACAGAGGGAATCATAGGAGCCACACGGACGCCGTTCCCCTTTCACATCTACGCTAAGGCTCGCTGA
- the LOC114853562 gene encoding cytochrome P450 2J6-like isoform X2 — translation MLLLWVTMWLWDWFLWMDVSRMLLYAFVMTVLLVYFLVKKDPPNFPPGPPALPFLGNVFNIEHKQPHIYLTKLAGVYGNVFCIRLGRHKTVFVSGWGMVKEALVTQADNFADRPYSPMVDRIYSGNSAGLFFSNGKVWRRQRRFAMATLRTFGLAKSSTEQSICEESRHLQEAMEKETEPFDPVPLLNNAVANIICQIVFGRRFDYGDQRFQSMLRNLSQMAYLEGSIWALLFDSFPALMKHLPGPHNDIFSSSRSLEASIRAEIERHKLDLDPSDPRDYIDSFLIESQRNRNSELGFDEDNLALCCVDLFLAGSETTSKTLQWGLIYLINNPHVQVKVQAEIDRVIGQNRRPNMADRPNLPYTDAVIHEVQRMGNIVPLNGFRMATRDTTLGGFFIPKGTSVMPNLTSVLFDPTEWETPDTFNPGHFLDAEGREACVSGRGPGQNGALFVFCGFVPEVLFFHGGRSGAENRGNHRSHTDAVPLSHLR, via the exons ATGCTTCTGCTCTGGGTCACAATGTGGCTCTGGGACTGGTTTCTTTGGATGGATGTCAGCAGAATGCTGCTCTATGCTTTTGTTATGACTGTTCTTTTAGTTTATTTCCTGGTTAAAAAGGATCCACCGAACTTTCCTCCTGGACCACCAGCCTTGCCTTTTCTAGGAAACGTCTTCAACATTGAACATAAACAGCCTCACATTTATCTAACCAAG CTCGCTGGTGTCTATGGGAATGTGTTCTGCATTCGTCTGGGAAGACACAAGACGGTGTTTGTGTCCGGCTGGGGGATGGTGAAGGAGGCTCTGGTCACGCAGGCCGACAACTTTGCGGACCGGCCTTACAGCCCGATGGTGGACAGGATCTATTCAGGGAACTCAG CCGGTCTGTTCTTCAGTAATGGGAAGGTGTGGAGGAGACAGCGACGCTTCGCCATGGCAACGCTGCGCACCTTCGGCCTGGCAAAGAGCTCCACGGAGCAGAGCATCTGTGAAGAGAGCCGCCACCTGCAGGAGGCCATGGAGAAAGAGACAG AACCGTTCGACCCGGTGCCGCTGCTCAACAACGCCGTGGCCAACATCATCTGCCAGATCGTGTTTGGGAGACGCTTTGACTACGGAGACCAGAGGTTCCAGAGTATGCTGAGGAACCTGAGCCAGATGGCTTATCTGGAAGGCTCCATATGGGCTTTG CTGTTTGATTCGTTCCCTGCTCTCATGAAACACCTGCCAGGGCCTCACAATGAcatcttcagcagctccaggtctcTGGAGGCGTCGATCAGGGCAGAGATAGAGAGACACAAATTAGACTTGGACCCCAGTGACCCACGAGATTACATCGACAGCTTCCTGATAGAAAGCCAG CGCAACAGAAACAGTGAGCTGGGCTTTGATGAAGACAACCTGGCTCTGTGTTGTGTGGACCTGTTCCTGGCTGGGAGTGAAACCACGTCTAAAACCCTGCAGTGGGGCCTCATCTACCTCATCAACAACCCTCATGTACAAG TGAAAGTCCAGGCAGAGATCGACAGAGTGATTGGACAGAACCGTCGGCCCAACATGGCTGACAGACCCAACCTGCCCTACACTGACGCCGTCATCCATGAGGTCCAGAGGATGGGAAACATCGTTCCTCTGAATGGATTCAGGATGGCCACCAGAGACACCACGCTGGGCGGGTTCTTCATTCCCAAG GGAACGTCTGTGATGCCCAACCTGACCTCGGTGCTGTTTGACCCGACTGAATGGGAGACTCCAGACACCTTCAACCCCGGACACTTCCTGGATGCTGAGGGCAG GGAAGCGTGCGTGTCTGGGAGAGGGCCTGGCCAGAATGgagctctttttgttttttgtgggtTTGTTCCAGAGGTTCTGTTTTTCCACGGTGGACGGAGTGGAGCTGAGAACAGAGGGAATCATAGGAGCCACACGGACGCCGTTCCCCTTTCACATCTACGCTAA
- the LOC114854674 gene encoding flavin-containing monooxygenase 5-like, with product MVQKVAVIGAGPSGLSSIKACLDEGLEPTCFESSDDIGGLWRIKEKPEPGRANIYESVVINSSKEMMAFSDFPPPADFPNNMHHSEVLQYLRLYSQTFRLLQHIHFQTTVLSLRQRPDFAATGQWEVETEQRGGQRETRVFDAVMVCAGHFTRPHLPLRDFTGFESFHGKYFHSWEYRSAEGLRGKRVLVIGVGNSGGDIAVEISSAAERVYLSTRSGAWIVGRLGPGGLPGDLIGTSRMDMIIFKLFPGWINRKLEKAVNKTLDHRLYGLKPKHGFFAQIPLVNDGLPARIISGRVVVKPNVKEFIGSSVVFDDGSTVEKVDVVVFATGYNYSFPFLPPALQAKSGYRLHLYKHVFPPALARPTLAVVGFIHAFGAINPMAEMQARWAARVFKGLITLPSEETMTKDIQRETALMHKRFVCSERNPLQVVHLPYLDSLAEQVGARPNLAWLFLTDPRLALEVFMGPSTPYQYRLTGPGRWAEARRAILTQWDRVVQPFRTRVVAEPETRPYSKLSIMLVFSGAALLGCLCYCKHPGSSVFPVLSQFRSPH from the exons ATGGTCCAGAAGGTGGCGGTGATCGGCGCTGGGCCGTCGGGCCTGAGCAGCATCAAGGCCTGCTTGGACGAAGGCCTGGAGCCCACCTGCTTTGAGAGCAGCGATGACATCGGAGGCTTGTGGAGAATTAAG GAGaagccggagccgggacgggccAACATCTATGAGTCGGTGGTCATCAACTCGTCCAAAGAGATGATGGCTTTCAGTGactttcctcctccagctgactTTCCCAACAACATGCACCACTCTGAGGTGCTGCAGTACCTGCGTCTCTACAGTCAGACCTTccgtctgctgcagcacatACACTTTCAG ACTACTGTGCTCAGTCTGAGGCAGAGACCTGATTTCGCAGCAACGGGCCAGTGGGAAGTGGAaacggagcagagaggaggtcaGAGAGAGACCCGTGTGTTTGATGCGGTGATGGTTTGTGCCGGACACTTCACGCGGCCTCACCTGCCCCTCAGGGACTTCACAG GCTTCGAGAGCTTCCACGGCAAATATTTCCACAGCTGGGAGTACCGCAGCGCCGAGGGTCTGCGGGGCAAACGGGTGCTGGTGATCGGGGTTGGAAACTCGGGAGGCGACATCGCCGTGGAAATCAGTAGCGCTGCAGAGAGG GTGTATCTGAGCACCCGGAGCGGAGCCTGGATAGTGGGTCGTCTGGGGCCGGGGGGGCTCCCCGGGGACCTGATTGGGACCTCTCGAATGGATATGATAATCTTTAAGCTCTTCCCCGGATGGATCAACAGGAAGTTAGAGAAGGCAGTAAACAAAACACTTGATCACAGACTTTATGGCCTGAAACCAAAACATGG CTTTTTTGCACAGATCCCTTTAGTCAACGACGGCCTGCCGGCTCGGATCATCTCAGGCCGTGTTGTGGTGAAACCCAACGTCAAGGAGTTCATTGGGTCCAGCGTGGTCTTTGACGATGGGAGCACAGTGGAGAAG GTTGACGTGGTCGTGTTTGCCACAGGTTACAACTACAGCTTCCCCTTCCTGCCCCCGGCCCTGCAGGCTAAAAGTGGTTACAGGCTGCACCTCTACAAGCACGTGTTCCCTCCTGCACTAGCCCGGCCCACGCTGGCCGTGGTGGGCTTCATCCACGCCTTCGGGGCCATCAACCCCATGGCTGAGATGCAGGCCCGCTGGGCTGCCAGAGTTTTTAAAG GCCTAATCACCCTGCCCTCGGAGGAAACCATGACAAAGGACATTCAGAGAGAAACAGCATTGATGCATAAGAG gtttgtctGCTCAGAGCGTAACCCACTGCAGGTGGTCCATCTCCCTTACTTGGACAGCCTGGCAGAGCAGGTGGGGGCTCGCCCAAACCTAGCCTGGCTGTTCCTGACGGACCCCAGACTGGCGCTGGAGGTGTTTATGGGCCCTTCCACTCCTTACCAGTACCGTCTGACCGGGCCGGGCCGTTGGGCTGAAGCCCGCCGTGCCATTCTTACCCAGTGGGATCGTGTGGTGCAGCCTTTCAGGACCAGAGTAGTAGCAGAACCTGAGACCAGACCCTATTCTAAACTAAGCATAATGTTGGTTTTCTCCGGTGCCGCCCTGCTTGGCTGCCTCTGCTACTGTAAACATCCTGGATCCTCTGTCTTCCCTGTTTTGTCACAGTTTAGGTCTCCTCATTAA
- the LOC114854671 gene encoding flavin-containing monooxygenase 5-like has product MARRVAVIGGGSSGLACIKCCLDEGLEPVCFESSDDIGGLWRFKENPEPDRASIYHSVIINTSKEMMCFSDFPIPAHFPNFMHNSLIMDYFRMYAERFQLSKHVRFNTKVLQVKQRSDFSHSGQWDVETENKAGRKERHIFDAVMICIGHHCHPHLPLHDFPGIDTFAGKYFHSRDYKTPEEWRNKKAVVIGIGNSGGDIAVELSRVTKQVYLSTRRGAWILNRVGINGIPLDLSFDRNLNFLRKILPFGVFCSLGERRLNQRFDHSLYNLKPKHRLLSQHPTVNDELPNRILSGTVQVKPNIRRFQGSTVEFDDGSKVEDVDLVVFATGYRFSYPFLTSNVVSVSENKTDVYKFVFPPELDRPTLAIIGLVQPLGAIMPISEMQARWATRVFKGCIKLPSAAAMLKDIRYKQETMAKRYVASQRHTIQVDFVSYMDEIAELVGVRPNIPRLLLSDPRLGLNVLFGPCTPYQYRLRGPGKWAGAREAILTQWERVVQPMQTRPCDEPKPKRSFTWLLLLSAACVGLAAYVYRNNPPGFLQDPTALLNKIKLYLPGQ; this is encoded by the exons ATGGCTCGTCGCGTCGCAGTGATCGGCGGAGGCAGCTCAGGTCTGGCCTGCATCAAGTGCTGCCTGGATGAAGGGCTGGAGCCCGTCTGCTTCGAAAGCAGCGACGACATCGGCGGCTTGTGGAGGTTTAAG GAGAACCCAGAACCAGACAGGGCCAGTATCTACCACTCTGTCATCATCAACACCTCCAAGGAGATGATGTGTTTCAGTGACTTTCCCATTCCTGCACACTTCCCAAACTTCATGCACAACTCCCTGATCATGGACTACTTTCGGATGTATGCTGAGCGCTTCCAGCTGAGCAAGCACGTACGCTTCAAT ACCAAAGTGTTGCAGGTGAAGCAGAGATCAGATTTCTCTCACTCCGGCCAGTGGGATGTTGAAACAGAGAACAAGGCCGGAAGAAAGGAGAGACACATTTTTGATGCTGTGATGATCTGCATTGGACATCACTGTCACCCACACCTGCCTCTGCATGACTTCCCAG GCATTGACACGTTCGCGGGGAAGTATTTCCACAGTCGAGACTACAAGACTCCAGAGGAGTGGAGGAATAAAAAGGCTGTAGTGATCGGAATAGGAAACTCTGGAGGCGACATCGCAGTGGAGCTGAGCAGAGTCACCAAACAG GTTTACCTGAGCACTCGAAGGGGAGCCTGGATTCTAAACAGAGTTGGGATCAACGGCATCCCCCTTGATCTATCTTTTGACAGAAACTTAAATTTTCTTAGGAAAATCCTTCCCTTTGGTGTTTTTTGTAGTTTGGGAGAGAGGCGACTCAACCAAAGATTTGATCACAGCCTCTACAACCTCAAGCCAAAGCACAG GTTGTTAAGTCAACATCCCACAGTGAACGATGAGCTGCCCAACCGGATCCTCTCTGGAACCGTTCAAGTGAAACCCAACATTCGCAGATTTCAGGGATCCACTGTGGAATTTGATGATGGAAGCAAAGTGGAGGATGTTGACCTGGTG GTATTTGCTACAGGATACAGGTTTTCCTATCCCTTTCTGACCTCCAACGTGGTCTCAGTGTCTGAGAACAAAACAGATGTGTACAAGttcgtgtttcctcctgaaCTGGACCGGCCCACGCTTGCCATCATTGGACTGGTGCAGCCACTGGGAGCCATCATGCCCATCTCTGAGATGCAAGCCAGATGGGCCACACGGGTCTTTAAAG GCTGCATCAAGCTTCCTTCAGCCGCCGCCATGTTGAAGGACATTCGCTACAAGCAGGAGACAATGGCTAAAAG GTACGTCGCCAGTCAGAGACACACCATCCAGGTGGACTTCGTCAGCTACATGGATGAGATAGCAGAACTAGTGGGGGTTCGACCAAACATCCCAagactgctgctgtctgatccCAGGCTGGGCCTCAACGTGCTGTTCGGTCCCTGCACCCCATATCAGTACCGTCTGAGAGGGCCGGGGAAGTGGGCTGGGGCCCGTGAGGCCATCCTCACTCAGTGGGAGAGGGTGGTTCAACCCATGCAGACCAGGCCCTGTGACGAGCCCAAACCCAAGAGATCCTTCACGTGgcttctgcttctgtcagcTGCTTGTGTGGGTTTGGCTGCATACGTTTACAGGAACAACCCACCAGGCTTCTTACAAGATCCCACTGCACTGTTAAACAAGATCAAACTGTACCTGCCTGGACAGTGA